A genomic window from Luteolibacter sp. LG18 includes:
- a CDS encoding 3-hydroxyacyl-CoA dehydrogenase NAD-binding domain-containing protein: MPNLHLQRDGDRAILTFDREGSSANIFDAATLRELDSLIAEVENSPPWDGLLIVSAKPSIFIAGADLNAFLKASPEEFDGLIRLGQSVFNRVQRLRVPTCAAIHGACAGGGYELALACDWRIASNAKATKIGLPETQLGILPAWGGSTRLPNRIGLPKALDVILGGKLHAAEAARRKGLVDAVVPKEVLVEQAWKLIAKGKRHAAHYPFLHSPPVRAYIAKKATQTLQEKTRGNYPGATKALAVACAATSGTPEESMDRERAAILELVPLPQTRNLIRLFFLNEKAKKDQPVAATPKPIEQVAVIGAGVMGSGIAHWLASRGHPVLLQDIDDAALARGMQAIEKLLSQAVQKHVITRVEAQHTLDRITPVRGSVPLTRCDLVIEAAVEDLFIKRRVFSDLSSRVRPDCLLATNTSALPVHELAEVVDHPARLVGLHFFNPVSRMPLVEVVRAETTSDETIATAFALVRQIAKSPVLVKDRPGFLVNRILLPYLVDAGVLFENGADPEVVDKAMLDFGMPMGPLRLIDEVGLDVALHVAKTLAAAFPDRMKVPAILEAMVEKRLLGKKSGAGFYTYGGKKTAPNPDALKLRTGTTALPEGLPLRLANRMTEEASRCLDEGVAASADEIDLAMILGTGYPPFRGGPLRHRDNPITP; the protein is encoded by the coding sequence ATGCCCAACCTCCATCTCCAACGCGACGGCGACCGGGCCATCCTGACCTTCGACCGCGAGGGCTCCTCCGCGAACATCTTCGACGCTGCCACGCTCCGCGAACTCGACTCCCTGATCGCCGAGGTCGAGAACAGCCCGCCGTGGGATGGCCTGCTGATCGTTTCGGCGAAGCCGTCGATCTTTATCGCGGGCGCGGACCTCAACGCATTCCTCAAAGCCTCGCCCGAGGAATTCGACGGCCTGATCCGCCTCGGCCAATCGGTCTTCAACCGCGTCCAGCGGCTGCGCGTTCCCACCTGCGCCGCCATCCACGGCGCCTGCGCGGGCGGCGGCTACGAACTCGCGCTCGCCTGCGACTGGCGGATCGCCAGCAACGCCAAGGCCACCAAGATCGGCCTGCCGGAAACCCAGCTCGGCATCCTGCCGGCATGGGGTGGCTCGACCCGGCTGCCGAATCGCATCGGGCTGCCCAAGGCGCTCGACGTCATCCTCGGCGGCAAGCTCCACGCCGCGGAGGCAGCGCGACGAAAGGGTCTCGTCGACGCCGTGGTGCCGAAGGAGGTGCTGGTCGAACAGGCGTGGAAACTCATCGCGAAGGGCAAGCGCCACGCCGCCCACTATCCCTTCCTCCATTCGCCGCCGGTGCGCGCCTACATCGCGAAGAAGGCCACCCAGACGCTTCAGGAAAAAACCCGCGGCAACTACCCGGGCGCCACCAAGGCCCTCGCCGTGGCTTGCGCCGCCACCAGCGGCACGCCCGAGGAGAGCATGGACCGCGAACGCGCCGCCATCCTCGAACTGGTGCCGCTGCCGCAGACACGCAACTTGATCCGGCTGTTCTTCCTCAACGAGAAGGCGAAGAAGGACCAACCGGTGGCCGCCACGCCGAAACCCATCGAGCAGGTCGCGGTGATCGGCGCGGGCGTGATGGGCTCCGGCATCGCCCACTGGCTCGCCTCGCGTGGCCACCCGGTGCTGCTCCAGGACATCGATGACGCGGCACTCGCCCGCGGCATGCAGGCGATCGAGAAGCTGCTTTCCCAGGCGGTGCAGAAGCATGTGATCACCCGCGTGGAGGCACAGCACACGCTCGACCGCATCACCCCGGTGCGCGGCAGCGTTCCGCTCACCCGCTGCGATCTGGTGATCGAGGCAGCGGTGGAGGACCTGTTCATCAAGCGCCGCGTGTTCAGCGATCTTTCGTCGCGCGTGCGGCCCGATTGCCTGCTGGCCACAAACACCTCGGCACTGCCGGTGCACGAACTGGCGGAGGTGGTTGACCATCCTGCCCGGCTCGTCGGCCTGCACTTTTTCAACCCCGTCAGCCGCATGCCGCTGGTGGAGGTCGTGCGCGCGGAGACCACTTCCGATGAAACCATCGCCACCGCCTTCGCGCTGGTGCGGCAGATCGCGAAGAGCCCGGTGCTGGTGAAGGACCGCCCCGGCTTCCTGGTGAACCGCATCCTGCTGCCCTACCTGGTGGACGCGGGCGTGTTGTTCGAGAACGGCGCGGACCCCGAGGTGGTGGACAAGGCGATGCTCGATTTCGGCATGCCGATGGGGCCGCTGCGCCTGATCGACGAGGTCGGCCTCGATGTCGCGCTGCACGTGGCGAAAACCTTGGCCGCTGCCTTCCCCGACCGCATGAAGGTCCCGGCGATTCTCGAAGCGATGGTGGAGAAGCGGCTGCTCGGCAAGAAAAGCGGCGCGGGCTTCTACACCTATGGAGGCAAGAAGACCGCGCCGAACCCCGACGCGCTCAAACTCCGCACCGGCACCACCGCCCTCCCGGAAGGGCTGCCGCTGCGCCTCGCCAACCGCATGACCGAGGAAGCCTCGCGCTGCCTCGATGAGGGCGTGGCCGCCAGCGCGGACGAGATCGATCTCGCGATGATTTTGGGCACCGGCTACCCGCCCTTCCGCGGCGGCCCCCTGCGACACCGCGACAACCCGATCACGCCATGA
- a CDS encoding acetyl-CoA C-acyltransferase, which produces MNLWILAGVRTPFLRAGTQFEPLGAADLGRMAISALLARTGVDPGAIDEVILGCVGQPADAANVARVAALRAGIPESVPAATVQRNCASGLESITSAYERMTAGRGELFLVGGMESMSRYPLLYSDSAMKKFGLMAKARSPFQKLAALAKFRPKDFAPRIGLKLGLTDPYTGMIMGETAELLAREYHITREEQDAFAANSHLKALAATETRNHEIAAAHLGGKAITADNGPREDSTPEKLAKLKPIFEPKWGGVTAGNSSQVSDGAVALLVGTEAAAARIGLVPMGRLTHYAYSGCDPARMGIGPVLASARAMKGGAPSPAEADIVELNEAFAAQALAVLKAFRDPAAAKLAGLDHALGEIALEKLNRRGGSIALGHPVGATGSRLVLTALDQLHETGGKRALVTLCVGGGQGAALWLERP; this is translated from the coding sequence ATGAACCTCTGGATCCTCGCCGGTGTGAGAACACCCTTCCTGCGTGCCGGCACGCAGTTCGAGCCGCTCGGCGCGGCGGACCTGGGTCGGATGGCGATCAGCGCGCTGCTGGCGCGCACCGGGGTCGACCCCGGCGCGATCGACGAGGTGATCCTCGGCTGCGTGGGCCAACCGGCGGACGCCGCGAACGTCGCGCGGGTGGCCGCGCTGCGCGCCGGGATTCCCGAGAGCGTGCCCGCCGCGACCGTGCAGCGGAACTGCGCCTCCGGGCTCGAATCGATCACCAGCGCCTATGAGCGCATGACCGCGGGACGCGGCGAGCTGTTCCTGGTCGGCGGCATGGAGAGCATGAGCCGCTATCCGCTGCTCTACAGCGACAGCGCGATGAAGAAATTCGGCCTGATGGCGAAGGCCCGCAGCCCGTTCCAGAAACTCGCGGCACTGGCCAAGTTCCGCCCGAAGGACTTCGCGCCGCGGATCGGCCTGAAGCTCGGCCTCACCGATCCCTACACCGGCATGATCATGGGCGAGACCGCCGAGCTGCTCGCGCGCGAATACCACATCACCCGGGAGGAGCAGGACGCCTTCGCCGCCAATTCCCACCTGAAGGCGCTCGCCGCCACCGAGACCCGCAACCACGAGATCGCCGCCGCGCATCTGGGAGGGAAAGCGATCACCGCCGACAACGGCCCGCGCGAAGACTCCACGCCGGAGAAGCTGGCGAAACTCAAGCCGATCTTCGAACCGAAATGGGGCGGCGTGACCGCAGGCAACAGCTCGCAGGTCAGCGACGGTGCGGTGGCCCTGCTGGTGGGCACCGAAGCCGCCGCCGCCCGAATCGGGCTCGTCCCCATGGGTCGACTCACCCACTATGCCTATAGTGGCTGCGATCCGGCGCGGATGGGCATCGGCCCGGTGCTCGCCAGCGCGCGGGCGATGAAAGGCGGTGCGCCCTCCCCCGCCGAGGCCGACATCGTCGAGCTGAACGAGGCCTTCGCCGCCCAGGCGCTCGCCGTCCTGAAAGCCTTCCGCGATCCCGCCGCCGCGAAACTGGCCGGGCTCGACCACGCCCTCGGCGAGATCGCCTTGGAAAAACTCAATCGCCGCGGCGGCTCGATCGCCCTCGGCCACCCTGTCGGCGCGACCGGCTCCCGCCTGGTTCTCACCGCCCTCGACCAACTCCACGAAACCGGCGGCAAGCGCGCGCTGGTCACCCTCTGCGTCGGCGGCGGACAGGGTGCCGCGCTTTGGTTGGAACGGCCATGA
- a CDS encoding AMP-binding protein, with protein sequence MSQTRTTWWWENASPDEQHHLQGLHLRKFLREAVVPFSPHYGETFHQRGLDWRDFQSVDDLDLLPLSSKKDLVNPRDFILQPDSAVLRKRGTTIASAILRGTEATKELLEREWRPVLMTSTTGRAASPVPFFYTQYDLDRLSMAGRRMMEIAQSDPAFRHVNAFPFAPHLAFWQGHHASLGFNAFMISTGGGKALGTEGNIRLIDRVDPDALIAMPTFLYHLLQQAAAGGSRWQNLKRIVLGGEKVPEGMRQKIAALCEQLGSAGVSVLSTYAFTEAKMAWTECRVGQDKSPTGFHLYPDMGIIEIVDPKTGKRVPDGMPGEIVFTPLDSRGTVVLRYRTGDVTDGGIVRERCPACGRTCPRITGNVSRLTDRHELNIDKLKGTLVDFSELEHLLDDTREIGAWQIELRKRNDDPLECDEVIVHAVPMNGLSPDALRELVMRRFREKAEFSPNNVVLHDWDEMRRLQGVGRELKEQKIVDHRPTSPSP encoded by the coding sequence ATGAGCCAAACCCGGACAACGTGGTGGTGGGAGAACGCGTCGCCTGACGAGCAGCACCACCTGCAAGGCCTCCACCTGCGGAAATTCCTCCGCGAGGCGGTGGTGCCCTTTTCGCCACACTACGGCGAAACGTTCCACCAGCGCGGACTCGACTGGCGCGATTTCCAATCGGTGGACGACCTCGACCTGCTGCCGCTGTCGTCGAAGAAGGATCTGGTGAACCCGCGCGACTTCATCCTCCAGCCGGATTCGGCGGTGCTGCGGAAACGCGGCACCACCATCGCCAGCGCGATCCTCCGCGGCACCGAGGCCACCAAGGAACTCCTCGAACGGGAGTGGCGTCCGGTGCTGATGACCAGCACCACCGGCCGGGCCGCGTCACCGGTTCCATTTTTCTACACACAGTACGATCTCGACCGGCTGTCGATGGCCGGTCGCCGGATGATGGAAATCGCTCAGTCCGATCCCGCGTTCCGGCACGTCAATGCCTTCCCCTTCGCCCCGCACCTGGCGTTCTGGCAGGGCCACCACGCCTCGCTCGGCTTCAATGCCTTCATGATCTCCACCGGCGGCGGCAAGGCGCTCGGCACCGAGGGCAACATCCGGCTCATCGACCGCGTCGATCCGGACGCCCTGATCGCGATGCCGACTTTCCTCTATCACCTGCTGCAACAGGCTGCGGCCGGGGGCAGCCGGTGGCAGAACCTGAAACGGATCGTGCTCGGCGGCGAGAAGGTGCCGGAGGGCATGCGCCAGAAGATCGCCGCGCTGTGCGAGCAGCTCGGGTCCGCCGGCGTCAGCGTGCTTTCGACCTATGCCTTCACCGAGGCGAAGATGGCATGGACCGAGTGCCGGGTGGGCCAGGACAAGTCGCCCACCGGATTCCACCTCTACCCGGACATGGGGATCATCGAGATCGTCGACCCGAAAACCGGCAAGCGGGTGCCGGACGGCATGCCCGGCGAGATCGTGTTCACCCCGCTCGATTCCCGCGGCACGGTGGTGCTGCGCTACCGCACCGGCGACGTCACCGATGGCGGCATCGTCCGCGAACGCTGCCCGGCCTGCGGCCGCACCTGCCCGCGCATCACCGGCAATGTCTCCCGCCTCACCGACCGCCATGAGCTCAACATCGACAAGCTCAAGGGCACGCTCGTCGACTTCAGCGAGCTGGAGCACCTGCTCGACGACACCCGCGAGATCGGCGCGTGGCAGATCGAGCTGCGGAAACGCAACGACGATCCGCTGGAGTGCGACGAGGTGATCGTCCACGCCGTGCCGATGAACGGCCTCTCACCCGACGCCCTGCGCGAGCTGGTGATGCGCCGTTTCCGCGAGAAGGCGGAGTTTTCCCCGAACAACGTGGTGCTCCATGACTGGGACGAAATGCGGCGACTGCAAGGCGTCGGCCGCGAGTTGAAGGAACAGAAGATCGTCGACCACCGCCCAACCTCCCCATCGCCATGA
- a CDS encoding patatin-like phospholipase family protein codes for MFTLSKLAFWKRSSADTRTGRPLAEQPAWKPRIGLALSSGGARGLAHVGVLEVLEEAGIEIHAIAGSSMGAYVGALWAAGFSGKQLENLAAEMNDSRQMWKLADPLIPPLKGLFKGEKAKRHLSRSIGDLKIEDLERRLMVITFDLDTCERLVVRSGSLADAVHASCAMPGVVAPVNFKGRRCADGGVVDPVPVGALRRFGDVDRVIAVSTLPSLAEVEAGCCRPEEEANPSWWRRGTEAFSRRTNPLAPGNIGDTFRKSIRAAQIRLADDACRRADLCLHPPYVAARWHEYARFEHFIEAGRRIARDHLNEIRALAGLPIPEPKPNEPNPDNVVVGERVA; via the coding sequence ATGTTCACCCTCTCGAAACTGGCCTTCTGGAAGCGGTCGTCCGCGGACACCCGCACGGGACGCCCCTTGGCGGAGCAACCGGCGTGGAAACCGCGGATCGGACTGGCGCTTTCCTCGGGTGGAGCCCGCGGCCTGGCCCACGTCGGCGTGCTGGAGGTGCTGGAGGAGGCGGGGATCGAAATCCACGCCATCGCCGGATCGAGCATGGGGGCCTACGTCGGCGCGCTGTGGGCCGCCGGGTTCTCCGGAAAACAGCTCGAAAACCTCGCGGCGGAAATGAACGACAGCCGCCAGATGTGGAAGCTGGCCGACCCGCTGATTCCGCCACTGAAAGGGCTCTTCAAGGGCGAGAAGGCGAAAAGGCACCTCTCCCGCTCCATCGGCGACCTGAAGATCGAGGATCTGGAACGCCGCCTGATGGTCATCACCTTCGATCTCGACACCTGCGAGCGGCTGGTGGTCCGCAGCGGCAGCCTGGCCGACGCCGTCCACGCCTCCTGCGCCATGCCGGGAGTCGTCGCGCCGGTGAATTTCAAGGGCCGGCGCTGCGCCGATGGCGGGGTGGTCGATCCGGTGCCGGTCGGGGCGCTGCGGCGTTTCGGCGACGTGGACCGGGTGATCGCGGTGTCCACCCTGCCAAGCCTCGCCGAGGTCGAGGCCGGGTGTTGCCGCCCCGAGGAGGAGGCGAACCCCTCGTGGTGGCGGCGCGGCACCGAGGCCTTCAGCCGCCGCACCAATCCCCTCGCCCCGGGCAACATCGGCGACACCTTCCGCAAGAGCATCCGCGCCGCCCAGATCCGCCTGGCGGACGATGCCTGCCGCCGCGCCGACCTGTGCCTGCACCCACCCTACGTCGCGGCCCGCTGGCACGAGTACGCGCGCTTCGAGCACTTCATCGAGGCCGGTCGCCGCATCGCGCGGGACCATTTGAACGAGATCCGCGCCCTCGCGGGCCTGCCCATCCCGGAACCCAAACCCAATGAGCCAAACCCGGACAACGTGGTGGTGGGAGAACGCGTCGCCTGA
- the pheT gene encoding phenylalanine--tRNA ligase subunit beta, with protein MNVSLNWLSTHVDLGGKSPQELDDLLTFAGIEVEGIEIEGVSSDKVVVAQIMEAVQHPNADRLKVTQVDAGEGQLRQIVCGAQNYKVGDKVPCALPGAALPGGFTIGETKMRGVESKGMLCASVEIGLPKGEDGLLILPSDSPIGRPVKELFESDVLLEVEVTPNRPDLLSHHGMARELATLLKQPLKPLEIPARDTAPAGESVKLEAADGCPFYTAVKIEGVQIKESPAWLQRRLESIGLRPINNVVDVTNFVLHETGQPLHAFDTAKVNGALVIRRATDGEAFKALDDATYTLQDSDLVISDDSGAALALGGVMGGADSGVTESTTSILLESAWFEPSGIRRTSRRTALSSDSSYRFERGADPQAVLPASALAVKLILETAGGAAAATTAVAGEAPVRVQPVTLDYARLDQLMGRSISHEAADEILTRLGLVKQDGGQWVVPSFRADLQRHIDLVEEVARVHGLDNVPSRFQGAFVASSAVDAAYDADMALRRALAALGFHESQTIKLIADNQVADSLPLRPLQDGDLIRVKLPLSEDHAVMRPSLVPGLVASAARNIRQGTKALRLFELGRVFRNAGGGKAKDLESDGLAILLSGPAVPAGWAQAERASDLYDLKAIVGAIVPNANVQFVPKERDGFALGADIQADGQSIGNFARLLPARERELDLGGAVFVAEFDLAKLRKLRSGIAHAEELPQFPASSRDAAMDVPVTLANLEIEKTLAKLQEALLISFECFDVFRDPSGEKLPADRKSVAYRFVYRDSGRTLKAEEVDAAHQRVLDSLVKGLGVKFR; from the coding sequence ATGAACGTTTCCCTCAACTGGCTTTCGACGCACGTGGACCTGGGTGGCAAATCCCCGCAGGAACTGGACGATTTGCTGACCTTCGCCGGCATCGAGGTCGAGGGCATCGAGATCGAGGGCGTTTCCTCCGACAAGGTCGTGGTCGCCCAGATCATGGAGGCCGTCCAGCACCCGAACGCCGACCGCCTCAAGGTGACGCAGGTGGATGCGGGCGAGGGCCAGCTCCGCCAGATCGTCTGCGGCGCGCAGAACTACAAGGTCGGCGACAAGGTGCCGTGCGCGCTGCCCGGTGCCGCGCTGCCTGGCGGTTTCACCATCGGCGAGACCAAGATGCGCGGCGTCGAGTCGAAGGGCATGCTCTGCGCGTCCGTGGAAATCGGCCTGCCAAAGGGCGAGGACGGTCTGCTGATCCTGCCCTCCGATTCCCCGATCGGCCGCCCGGTGAAGGAACTTTTCGAATCCGATGTCCTGCTGGAGGTCGAGGTGACTCCGAACCGTCCGGACCTGCTCAGCCACCACGGCATGGCCCGCGAGCTGGCGACCCTGCTCAAGCAGCCGCTCAAGCCGCTGGAAATCCCGGCCCGCGACACCGCCCCGGCCGGGGAGTCGGTGAAGCTGGAAGCCGCCGACGGCTGCCCGTTCTACACCGCGGTGAAAATCGAGGGCGTCCAGATCAAGGAAAGCCCGGCCTGGCTCCAGCGCCGTCTGGAGTCGATCGGCCTGCGCCCGATCAACAACGTGGTGGACGTGACCAATTTCGTGCTCCACGAGACCGGCCAGCCGCTCCACGCCTTCGATACCGCCAAGGTCAACGGCGCGCTGGTGATCCGCCGCGCCACGGACGGCGAGGCGTTCAAGGCGCTCGATGACGCCACCTATACTCTTCAGGATTCCGACCTCGTCATTTCCGACGATTCCGGCGCGGCCCTCGCCCTTGGTGGCGTGATGGGCGGCGCGGACTCCGGCGTGACCGAGTCCACCACCTCGATCCTGCTGGAATCCGCTTGGTTCGAGCCGTCCGGCATCCGCCGCACCTCGCGCCGCACCGCCCTGTCCTCGGATTCCTCCTACCGCTTCGAGCGCGGAGCCGATCCGCAGGCCGTCCTGCCCGCCTCCGCGCTGGCGGTGAAGCTGATTCTCGAAACCGCCGGTGGCGCCGCCGCCGCGACCACCGCCGTGGCCGGGGAAGCTCCCGTCCGCGTCCAGCCGGTGACGCTCGATTACGCCCGTCTCGACCAGCTCATGGGCCGCTCGATTTCCCACGAGGCCGCCGATGAGATCCTCACCCGCCTCGGCTTGGTGAAACAGGACGGTGGCCAGTGGGTGGTGCCGTCGTTCCGCGCCGACCTCCAGCGCCACATCGACCTCGTCGAGGAAGTGGCCCGCGTCCACGGCCTCGACAACGTGCCATCCCGCTTCCAGGGGGCCTTCGTGGCCTCCAGCGCCGTCGATGCCGCCTACGACGCCGATATGGCCCTGCGCCGCGCCCTGGCCGCCCTCGGCTTCCACGAATCCCAGACGATCAAGCTGATCGCTGACAACCAGGTGGCCGACTCCCTGCCGCTGCGCCCGCTGCAGGACGGTGACCTGATCCGCGTGAAGCTCCCGCTCAGCGAGGACCACGCCGTGATGCGCCCGAGCCTCGTGCCGGGGCTGGTGGCCTCCGCCGCCCGCAACATCCGCCAGGGCACCAAAGCCCTGCGCCTGTTCGAACTCGGCCGGGTGTTCCGCAACGCCGGCGGCGGCAAGGCCAAGGATCTCGAAAGCGACGGTCTCGCCATCCTGCTTTCCGGCCCCGCGGTGCCCGCCGGTTGGGCCCAGGCCGAGCGCGCCAGCGACCTCTACGACCTCAAGGCGATCGTCGGCGCCATCGTTCCGAACGCCAATGTCCAGTTCGTGCCGAAGGAGCGCGATGGTTTCGCACTCGGGGCCGACATCCAGGCCGATGGCCAGTCGATCGGCAACTTCGCGCGCCTGCTGCCCGCCCGCGAGCGCGAGCTCGACCTCGGCGGTGCCGTGTTCGTGGCGGAATTCGACCTTGCGAAGCTCCGCAAGCTCCGCTCCGGTATCGCCCACGCCGAGGAGCTGCCGCAGTTCCCGGCCTCGTCCCGCGACGCCGCCATGGACGTGCCGGTGACGCTGGCGAACCTGGAGATCGAGAAGACCCTGGCGAAGCTTCAGGAGGCTCTCCTGATCTCCTTCGAGTGCTTTGACGTCTTCCGCGACCCGTCCGGTGAAAAGCTCCCCGCCGACCGCAAGTCGGTGGCCTACCGCTTCGTCTACCGCGACTCGGGCCGCACCCTGAAGGCCGAGGAAGTCGACGCCGCCCACCAGCGCGTCCTCGATTCCCTGGTGAAAGGGCTGGGTGTGAAGTTCCGCTGA
- the rpsT gene encoding 30S ribosomal protein S20, which translates to MANTKSAQKRSRQTIVRTERNRAEKSRVKTLRKKALTAIAAGDKEAAAKAVSEFSSAVDKAAKRNLVHKNKAANLKSKAAKAIAAIA; encoded by the coding sequence ATGGCCAACACCAAGTCCGCCCAGAAGCGCAGCCGCCAGACCATCGTGCGCACCGAGCGCAACCGCGCTGAGAAGAGCCGCGTGAAGACCCTCCGCAAGAAGGCCCTCACCGCGATCGCCGCTGGTGACAAGGAAGCCGCCGCCAAGGCTGTCAGCGAGTTCTCCTCCGCCGTCGACAAGGCCGCCAAGCGCAACCTCGTCCACAAGAACAAGGCCGCCAACCTCAAGAGCAAGGCTGCCAAGGCGATCGCCGCGATCGCCTGA
- a CDS encoding L,D-transpeptidase produces MYGKLLRSTLLPLSSLLAAIGLSSCGTTSKDTHNKVLVSVRDQKMMLMQDGKPVKTYKVSTSKFGIGDKPGSNCTPLGHMEVASKIGDNFPSGTVIKSRRPTGEILKPNAPGRDPIVSRIMWLKGTDQANKNAFGRCIYIHGTAEEWRLGTPASYGCIRMGSKDVIDLYKRLGVGADVHVMRDSLDSLQPVKSYASVASTH; encoded by the coding sequence ATGTATGGCAAACTGCTGAGATCCACACTACTCCCCCTTTCCTCCCTGCTCGCCGCGATCGGCCTTTCGAGCTGCGGAACCACGTCCAAGGACACCCATAACAAGGTGTTGGTCAGCGTCCGCGATCAGAAGATGATGCTGATGCAGGACGGAAAGCCGGTGAAGACGTACAAAGTCTCGACGTCGAAATTCGGCATCGGGGACAAGCCGGGGAGCAACTGCACCCCGCTCGGCCACATGGAGGTGGCCTCCAAGATCGGCGACAATTTCCCGTCCGGCACGGTGATCAAGAGCCGCCGCCCGACCGGCGAGATCCTCAAGCCGAACGCCCCGGGCCGCGACCCGATCGTCAGCCGCATCATGTGGCTGAAAGGGACCGACCAAGCCAACAAGAACGCCTTCGGCCGCTGCATCTACATCCACGGCACCGCCGAGGAATGGCGTCTGGGCACCCCGGCCTCCTACGGCTGCATCCGGATGGGCTCGAAGGACGTCATCGACCTCTACAAGCGCCTCGGCGTGGGAGCGGACGTGCACGTCATGCGCGACTCGCTGGACTCCCTCCAGCCGGTGAAATCCTACGCTTCCGTCGCCTCCACCCACTGA
- a CDS encoding cellulose synthase family protein, which produces MDWTSPLWYASYLIVLIGLSGYGFHRLTIVYLYLKHSRNKPQPKKPFAELPLVTVQLPLFNEMYVVDRLLDAVAAIDYPKDKLQIQILDDSTDETVGICAAGAERMRAQGFDIEHIHRTDRTGFKAGALEHGTQFAKGEYLFILDADFVPNPDVLQKTIHFFSDERIGMIQTRWGHLNRTFNVLTRIQAMFLDGHLELEQTARNRSGRFFTFNGTAGIWRKGCIADAGGWEHDTLTEDMDLSYRAQLKGWRFIFLNDVETPAELPVDMDGFKSQQHRWTKGSIQVCKKVLPAIWRSNVPLPVKLEATAHLTSNFAYLMLICLCFLIYPNQHGVNHLGPIGYYVVNGSIFFFSSVSVALFYFMSQKALRPGSWWKEIPYLPLLLALGIGMSISNAKAVLEAIFNHESAFIRTPKYGDQQKKTDWKKSSYKAMKTLTPVIELLFGFFFLFVVVEAAVKGNWSSTILLLPFPVGFFYTSLSSLARLLPQGRVETQNVSRNDP; this is translated from the coding sequence TCTCCGCTTTGGTATGCCAGCTATCTCATCGTCCTCATCGGCCTCTCCGGCTATGGGTTCCACCGCCTGACGATCGTCTATCTCTACCTGAAGCACTCCCGGAACAAACCGCAACCGAAGAAGCCCTTCGCGGAGCTTCCGTTGGTGACGGTCCAGCTTCCGCTCTTCAATGAGATGTACGTGGTGGACCGCCTGCTCGACGCGGTCGCGGCGATCGATTACCCGAAGGACAAGCTCCAGATCCAGATCCTGGACGACTCCACCGATGAAACCGTGGGCATCTGCGCCGCCGGTGCCGAGCGCATGCGCGCCCAGGGCTTCGACATCGAGCACATCCACCGCACCGACCGCACCGGTTTCAAGGCCGGCGCGCTCGAACACGGCACCCAGTTCGCCAAGGGCGAGTATCTCTTCATCCTCGACGCCGACTTCGTCCCGAATCCGGACGTCCTCCAGAAGACCATCCACTTCTTCAGCGACGAGCGGATCGGCATGATCCAGACCCGCTGGGGCCACCTGAACCGCACCTTCAACGTCCTGACCCGCATCCAGGCCATGTTCCTGGACGGCCACCTGGAGCTGGAACAGACCGCCCGCAACCGCAGCGGCCGCTTCTTCACCTTCAACGGCACCGCCGGCATCTGGCGCAAGGGCTGCATCGCCGACGCCGGCGGCTGGGAGCACGACACCCTCACCGAGGACATGGACCTCAGCTACCGCGCCCAGCTCAAGGGCTGGCGCTTCATCTTCCTCAACGACGTCGAGACCCCGGCCGAGCTGCCGGTGGACATGGACGGCTTCAAGAGCCAGCAGCACCGCTGGACGAAGGGCTCCATCCAGGTCTGCAAGAAGGTCCTGCCCGCCATCTGGCGCAGCAACGTCCCGCTGCCGGTGAAACTCGAGGCCACGGCCCACCTGACCTCGAACTTCGCCTACCTGATGCTCATCTGCCTGTGCTTCCTCATCTACCCGAACCAGCACGGCGTGAACCACCTCGGCCCGATCGGCTACTATGTGGTCAATGGCTCGATCTTCTTCTTCTCCTCCGTCTCGGTCGCCCTCTTCTACTTCATGTCCCAGAAGGCGCTCCGCCCCGGCTCCTGGTGGAAGGAAATCCCCTATCTCCCGCTCCTGCTGGCCCTCGGCATCGGGATGTCCATCAGCAACGCCAAGGCCGTGCTGGAAGCCATCTTCAACCACGAGTCCGCCTTCATCCGCACCCCGAAATACGGTGACCAGCAGAAGAAGACCGACTGGAAAAAGAGCAGCTACAAGGCCATGAAGACCCTCACCCCGGTCATCGAGCTCCTGTTCGGCTTCTTCTTCCTGTTCGTGGTCGTCGAGGCCGCCGTGAAGGGAAATTGGTCGTCCACGATTCTTCTGCTTCCATTCCCGGTTGGATTCTTCTATACATCTCTGTCGTCCCTCGCCCGCCTGCTTCCCCAAGGCCGTGTTGAAACACAAAACGTGTCCCGCAACGATCCTTGA